The genomic region CAAACAGCGCTTTCGCCGCACCCTCGACCTGCAGCACATTTCCGCCGCCATCCCCGCCCAGACCACCGCCAGCCCCACCTACAGCGAACGGCTGCGCGGCCGAGGCGACCTCGACATCACCCACGACTTCATCGCCACCGTGCGCGGTACCCAGCCCAACGACGAAGAACGCAACCTCCTCCAGGAAGCGATCGACAACTCCCGCGTCAGCGCCCAGGAGAAGGAAACCGTCTAAATGCGCCTGCACACCCTGCACCTGCAGGCCTTCGGCCCCTTCGCCGACACCCACACCGTCGACTTCGACGCCTTGTCCGCCGACGGCCTCTTCCTCCTCCACGGCGACACCGGCGCCGGGAAAAGCACCCTGTTCGCCGCGATCTGCGTCGCCCTCTACGGCGAACCACCCGTCGACCGCAACCTCAAGCTGCGCAGCGACCACGCAGCCCCCGGCCTCCTGACCGAGGTGACACTCGAGGCCACCCTCGCCGGCAAACGCCTGCGGATCCGGCGGATCCCCGCCCAGATGAAGCCGAAAGTCCGCGGCGGCGGTGAGACCACGCAGAAAGCGGAGACCTACCTCAGCGAATGGTCCCTGGACTCTTCCGGGCGGGGCCGCTGGGAAGCACTGAGCCGATCCCACCGGGAAGCCGCAGACGAGATCAAGGACCTGCTCGGCATGAGCCGACAGCAGTTCTGCCAGGTCGTCCTCCTGCCACAGAACGAGTTCACCAAATTCCTGCGGGCAAGCGCCTCCGACCGCAAGGACCTGCTCGGCAAGCTCTTCCACACCCACCGCTTCGGAGCCATCGAAGCCTGGCTGGCAGCACGCAAGAACACCCTCGCCACACAACGCGACCAGGCACGCAACGACGTCCTGCGCCTGGCCGAACGCACCCAGCAGGAAGCCGGAACCGACCTCGAACCCGAACAGGGCGCACCTCTCGCGTCCGACCCCGACACCCTCACCACCCCCACCCACACCTGGGCAACCGCCCTGCACACCAAAGCCGCCATCCGCGAAAAGGACGCAGCCACCGCGGCCACCCTCGCCCAAAAGGAACTGGGGGCCTTCCGGGATAGGGAGCTCGCCGTACGCGACCTTGCCGCCAACCAGGAAGCACACCGCGCAGCAACCCAGCAGCTCACCACCCTCGAAGAACAAGCAGAACAGCAGGCCGCCCTCAGCCGACAACGCCAACACGCCCTGCAAGGCCAGAAGGTGGCCCCACTTCTCAACGCCGCCACCGCCGCCGCAACCCAGCACACCCAGGCGCAGCAGGACGAACACCAAGCCCGCACCCTCCTGAACCCCGAGCACGCCACACTCGGCCCCGACGAGCTCACCACCACCGGCCAGCACCTGCGCGCCGACATCGGCGCACTGCGCGCGCTGCTCCCTGACGAAGCCACGCTGCAGCAGTACAGAACAGACCTGCAGAAACTCCATGACGAACGCGAAGAACTCGCCCAGGACCTCCTGGACGCCGAGACCTGGCTCAACCACGCACCGCAGCGCCGCGAGACCCTCAAGGCCCGTCTGGAAACTGCCCGCACCGCCGAGGAAACCAGCCGCCGGCACACCGAAGCTCTGGCACTGCTCGCAGACCGCCTGGACGCGGCGAAACGCCGTGACGCCTACACCAAGCAGATCACCAAGGCGCAGCAGACCCTCCTCACGGCCCAAGCTGCGACAAAGGAGGCCGCTCAGGAACACATCGATATCCGGCGCAGGCGCACCGACGGCATGGCCGCCGAACTCGCCCTCCAGCTCACCGACGGTGAACCCTGCGTCGTCTGCGGCTCACCCAACCACCCCGACCCCGCCGCCCCCCACCCCGACCAGCCCACCGCCGCCGACGAACAGGCCGCAGAAAGCCGCCACCGCAAAGCCCAAGATGTACAAGAAGCCCTCCAGGACGAGCTGAGAGCCCTGACCGAACAAGCGGGCACCGCCCGAGGCGAAGCCGGAGGAGACACCCCCCTGGCCGAGCTCACCGCCGAGCACACCACCCTCCAGCAGCAACTGGCCGCGGCCCTGGAAGCCGCAGCCGACACCGGGCCCGCAACCGAAGAACTCGACAGCCTGGACCAACAGCACACCCGGACCGAAGGCGCCCGCACCGACACCTCCACCCGTCTGGCCGCCGTCGACACCGGATACGACCGCCTCTCCACCCAGGCCCAAGACCTCGAACAAAAACTCGCCACCGCCCGCGCCGACGCCCCCACCCTCACCCAGCGCATCACTCAGCTCACCCAGACCGCCGACCGCCTCAGCACCGCAGCCGACCGCGCGAACACCACCGCCCGCACGGCCACCGATCACCAGCTGGCAACCGAAACGGCAGAACAAACCGCTCGCACCGCCGGATTCGACACCCTGGACACCGCGGCACAAGCCCTGCTGAGCGACGAAGCCCTGAGCACCCTGGAAGAAGAGATCAACCAATGGCGCGAACAGCGCGCCGCCGCTACCACCCGGCTCCAGGAACCCGCTCTCACCGCAGCCGCAGCCCTGCCGCACGCGAACCTCGACGAAGCCACCGCACAACTCGATGCCGCCACCACCCACCACACCCACGCTGCCACCAAGGCCGCACATGCCACCGAACGCACCCGGGCCCTCGCCGCCCTCCTCACCCAACTCACCACCCACATCCAGCACCTTGAACCTCTCGAACACGCCTACCGCACCGTCGACCACCTCCACGGCCTCATCAACGGCACCTCGCCCAGCAACCAGCTCCGCATGCAACTCGAGGCCTACGTCCTGGCCGCCCGCCTCGAAGAAGTCGTCGCCGCGGCCAACACCCGACTCGTCCGCATGTCAGAAAACCGCTACGCCCTCATCCACTCCGACGACCGGGCCTCACACGGAGCCCGCTCCGGCCTCGGCCTCAAAATCACCGACGCCTGGAGCGGAAAGGACCGCGACACCGACACTCTCTCCGGAGGCGAATCCTTCTTCGCCTCCCTCTCCCTCGCCCTCGGCCTGGCCGACGTCGTCACCGCCGAATCAGGCGGACAAGCCCTCGACACCCTCTTCATCGACGAAGGCTTCGGCACCCTCGACGAAGACACCCTCCACAACGTCCTCGACGTCCTGGACTCCCTGCGCGCCCACGACCGCACCGTCGGCGTCATCAGCCACGTCCCCGAACTACGCCGCCGCATCACCCACCGACTCCACGTCCGCAAAGCCGCCACCGGCTCCACCCTCGCCGTCATCACCGAAGCAGCCGAATAACCCCCCAGGTGCGGTGCAACAATGCACCGCACCCACCAGCCCACCCCCGGAGCAACACACCCCTCATGGCCATCGCCCACCTCGAGCTCCGCCCCCACCAGAAGGAAGCCGTCACCGCCGCGGTCAAAACGCTGCGCACTAAACCGCGGGCGAGCGTGATCGCCGCGTGCGGCACCGGGAAAACCCTGATCGCGGCCAAGACCACCGCCCGCGTCGCCCCGCGCGGCCGGGTCCTGGTCCTGGTCCCCACTTTGGACCTGCTCTCCCAGACGGTGCGCTCCTGGCACGCTGCCGGCCACACCGGCCAAGCAGTAGCGGTGTGCTCGGCCCGCCAGGCCATGGACCACCCCTCGGCAGGCAACCTCCCGATGACGACGAAGCCCGCCGAACTGGCCGAACTGACCCCGCCCACCGGCCCGGTGACCGTCTACGCCACCTACGCCTCCCTGCCCACCATCATCAACGCCCACCGCGACCACCACCTGCCGCCCTGGGACCTGGTCGTCGTCGACGAAGCCCACCGCACCGCCGGCCGACTCGGCAAAGCATGGGCCGGGATCCACCACGACGACCAGGTCCCCGCCGCCCGCCGCCTCTACCTCACCGCGACCCCCCGCATCTGGGACCCCGACACCGACCACAGCGACACCCCCGTCGCCTCCATGGACGACGAAACCCTCTTCGGCCCCGTCGCCTGGCGCCTCACCCTCTCCGACGCCATCGACCTCGGCCTCCTCGCCGACTACCAGATCCTCGTCCCCGTCATCCAGGACACCGACCTACGCGACTGGCTCGCCACCAGCCCCGGCGCAGGCGCCGACGGACTGCGCCTGGCCGGACACCAGGTCGCCGTCCTCAGAGCCATCCACGACCACCAATTGAGACGAGTCCTGACCTTCCACCACCGCGTCCAAGACGCCCGCGCCTTCGCCACCCACACCCACCCCGAACAACCCGCCATCCTGTCCAACGCCCGCGTCCTCGGCGAAGGAATCGACGTCCCCGCCATCGACGCCGTCGTCTTCGCCGACCCCAAAAACAGCCCCGTCGACACCGTCCAAGCCGTCGGCCGCGCACTGCGCCAGGCCCCCGGTGCTGGCAAAAAAGCCACCCTCATCGTCCCCGTCTACCTCACCCCCGACGAAGACCCCGACGACCTCCTCGGCGCCGACGCGTACACCCCCCTGTGGCGCACCGTCCAAGCCCTGCGCGCCCACGACGAACGCCTCACCGCCCGCCTCGCCGACCCCCGCACCCACCGCCCCACC from Streptomyces sp. QL37 harbors:
- a CDS encoding SMC family ATPase — encoded protein: MRLHTLHLQAFGPFADTHTVDFDALSADGLFLLHGDTGAGKSTLFAAICVALYGEPPVDRNLKLRSDHAAPGLLTEVTLEATLAGKRLRIRRIPAQMKPKVRGGGETTQKAETYLSEWSLDSSGRGRWEALSRSHREAADEIKDLLGMSRQQFCQVVLLPQNEFTKFLRASASDRKDLLGKLFHTHRFGAIEAWLAARKNTLATQRDQARNDVLRLAERTQQEAGTDLEPEQGAPLASDPDTLTTPTHTWATALHTKAAIREKDAATAATLAQKELGAFRDRELAVRDLAANQEAHRAATQQLTTLEEQAEQQAALSRQRQHALQGQKVAPLLNAATAAATQHTQAQQDEHQARTLLNPEHATLGPDELTTTGQHLRADIGALRALLPDEATLQQYRTDLQKLHDEREELAQDLLDAETWLNHAPQRRETLKARLETARTAEETSRRHTEALALLADRLDAAKRRDAYTKQITKAQQTLLTAQAATKEAAQEHIDIRRRRTDGMAAELALQLTDGEPCVVCGSPNHPDPAAPHPDQPTAADEQAAESRHRKAQDVQEALQDELRALTEQAGTARGEAGGDTPLAELTAEHTTLQQQLAAALEAAADTGPATEELDSLDQQHTRTEGARTDTSTRLAAVDTGYDRLSTQAQDLEQKLATARADAPTLTQRITQLTQTADRLSTAADRANTTARTATDHQLATETAEQTARTAGFDTLDTAAQALLSDEALSTLEEEINQWREQRAAATTRLQEPALTAAAALPHANLDEATAQLDAATTHHTHAATKAAHATERTRALAALLTQLTTHIQHLEPLEHAYRTVDHLHGLINGTSPSNQLRMQLEAYVLAARLEEVVAAANTRLVRMSENRYALIHSDDRASHGARSGLGLKITDAWSGKDRDTDTLSGGESFFASLSLALGLADVVTAESGGQALDTLFIDEGFGTLDEDTLHNVLDVLDSLRAHDRTVGVISHVPELRRRITHRLHVRKAATGSTLAVITEAAE
- a CDS encoding helicase associated domain-containing protein, which produces MAIAHLELRPHQKEAVTAAVKTLRTKPRASVIAACGTGKTLIAAKTTARVAPRGRVLVLVPTLDLLSQTVRSWHAAGHTGQAVAVCSARQAMDHPSAGNLPMTTKPAELAELTPPTGPVTVYATYASLPTIINAHRDHHLPPWDLVVVDEAHRTAGRLGKAWAGIHHDDQVPAARRLYLTATPRIWDPDTDHSDTPVASMDDETLFGPVAWRLTLSDAIDLGLLADYQILVPVIQDTDLRDWLATSPGAGADGLRLAGHQVAVLRAIHDHQLRRVLTFHHRVQDARAFATHTHPEQPAILSNARVLGEGIDVPAIDAVVFADPKNSPVDTVQAVGRALRQAPGAGKKATLIVPVYLTPDEDPDDLLGADAYTPLWRTVQALRAHDERLTARLADPRTHRPTLGSEDPGAWLHFERPTQQEEVALALTLRVLNPKSAEWRRGLTAARRYHRTHHHLDAPQTHEDPDGYPLGRWLTWQRHLHTTGTLDPARTHALERLGIIWNPQQHAFDRGLAHATAYAAVHGHLAAPVDHHQDGYALGRWLATQRKRADDLAPARAQALQHLDPHWNPPWPLTWHRTYHAARRHHEAGNHLTDVPRDYITDDGHRLGEWLYSQRLHPERLHPTQQQLLVGLGLIQNAEPSPKKRKPAARKPEQGLAAARAFHQREGHLEVPQRHVEDLDGEPVRVGQWISNTRRRKEHLPTDRIRALDALGMRW